From Sceloporus undulatus isolate JIND9_A2432 ecotype Alabama chromosome 6, SceUnd_v1.1, whole genome shotgun sequence, one genomic window encodes:
- the HYKK gene encoding hydroxylysine kinase isoform X1, with product MSSGSNRQLCNLNKPAFSKEQATELVKRVFGIKVSEIKPLPSYDDQNFHVRVAKSEEIGEGTEEEYVLKIINSEDSQNPELIEVQTRIMMFLNKEGFPVATPHFTKEGEIMYLESVETASATKEYMVRLLSYLPGKTVATLPIGPPVLYEVGQLAARLDKTLTEKFQHPLIKRLHRGEFIWNLANVPLLKQYVYALGQSSYLEVVKQVIEQFSVKIVPNLSSFQPIGLQLQLPSLSHSSHWRRGCESQSNNIWMATHCPLLIWSRSVNHTALKMLNCINHGDLNDHNILIDTDSTSLQNPRYRVSGILDFSDMSYGYYIFEVAITIMYMMIESKDPLSVGGHVLAGFESIVALTAEERAALFLLVCGRFTQSLVMAAHTSLLHPENKEYLMITAKTGWKHLMTLFEMGQEAVEKIWFETAKTYT from the exons ATGTCTTCCGGAAGTAATCGGCAGCTTTGCAACCTGAATAAGCCAGCCTTCAGCAAAGAACAGGCCACCGAATTGGTCAAAAGGGTATTTGGAATAAAAGTCTCTGAGATCAAGCCGCTTCCTAGCTATGACGATCAAAACTTCCATGTCCGTGTCGCTAAATCAGAAGAGATTGGAGAAGGAACCGAGGAGGAATACGTCCTCAAAATTATTAATTCTGAGGACAGTCAGAATCCTGAGCTTATTGAGGTGCAGACGAGGATTATGATGTTTCTGAACAAAGAAGGCTTCCCTGTGGCTACTCCTCATTTTACGAAAGAGGGTGAAATCATGTATCTGGAATCCGTAG AGACTGCTTCTGCCACCAAAGAATACATGGTGAGACTCTTGAGCTACCTGCCAGGCAAAACAGTGGCAACACTCCCAATAGGCCCTCCTGTTCTGTATGAGGTTGGCCAGCTGGCTGCTAGACTGGACAAAACACTTACCGAG aaattCCAGCATCCATTGATAAAGAGACTACACCGAGGGGAATTTATCTGGAATCTGGCAAATGTCCCTCTTCTGAAACAGTATGTTTATGCACTGGGCCAAAGCAGCTACTTGGAAGTGGTGAAGCAAGTGATTGAGCAATTCAGTGTTAAAATAGTGCCAAACCTAAGCTCTTTTCAACCCA ttggactgcaactgcaaCTGCCATCTCTTAGCCACAGTAGCCATTGGAGAAGGGGATGTGAAtcgcagtccaacaacatctggatggccacacatTGCCCACTTTTGATCTGGTCCAGGAGTGTGAATCATACAGCCCTCAAAATGTTGAACT GCATTAATCACGGAGATCTCAATGACCACAATATTTTAATAGACACCGATTCTACATCCCTTCAAAATCCACGCTACAGAGTGTCCGGTATTTTAGACTTCAGTGACATGAGCTATGGCTACTACATCTTTGAAGTGGCCATCACCATCATGTATATGATGATTGAAAGCAAGGATCCGCTCAGTGTGGGAGGCCATGTCCTGGCAGGATTCGAGAGCATCGTCGCACTGACTGCAGAGGAACGAGCTGCCCTTTTTCTCCTGGTATGTGGCCGATTCACTCAGTCTCTTGTGATGGCGGCACACACCAGTCTCCTGCACCCCGAGAACAAAGAATATTTGATGATCACAGCCAAAACAGGATGGAAACACCTGATGACCCTCTTTGAGATGGGCCAGGAGGCTGTCGAGAAGATATGGTTTGAGACTGCAAAGACATATACCTGA
- the HYKK gene encoding hydroxylysine kinase isoform X2 has protein sequence MSSGSNRQLCNLNKPAFSKEQATELVKRVFGIKVSEIKPLPSYDDQNFHVRVAKSEEIGEGTEEEYVLKIINSEDSQNPELIEVQTRIMMFLNKEGFPVATPHFTKEGEIMYLESVETASATKEYMVRLLSYLPGKTVATLPIGPPVLYEVGQLAARLDKTLTEKFQHPLIKRLHRGEFIWNLANVPLLKQYVYALGQSSYLEVVKQVIEQFSVKIVPNLSSFQPSINHGDLNDHNILIDTDSTSLQNPRYRVSGILDFSDMSYGYYIFEVAITIMYMMIESKDPLSVGGHVLAGFESIVALTAEERAALFLLVCGRFTQSLVMAAHTSLLHPENKEYLMITAKTGWKHLMTLFEMGQEAVEKIWFETAKTYT, from the exons ATGTCTTCCGGAAGTAATCGGCAGCTTTGCAACCTGAATAAGCCAGCCTTCAGCAAAGAACAGGCCACCGAATTGGTCAAAAGGGTATTTGGAATAAAAGTCTCTGAGATCAAGCCGCTTCCTAGCTATGACGATCAAAACTTCCATGTCCGTGTCGCTAAATCAGAAGAGATTGGAGAAGGAACCGAGGAGGAATACGTCCTCAAAATTATTAATTCTGAGGACAGTCAGAATCCTGAGCTTATTGAGGTGCAGACGAGGATTATGATGTTTCTGAACAAAGAAGGCTTCCCTGTGGCTACTCCTCATTTTACGAAAGAGGGTGAAATCATGTATCTGGAATCCGTAG AGACTGCTTCTGCCACCAAAGAATACATGGTGAGACTCTTGAGCTACCTGCCAGGCAAAACAGTGGCAACACTCCCAATAGGCCCTCCTGTTCTGTATGAGGTTGGCCAGCTGGCTGCTAGACTGGACAAAACACTTACCGAG aaattCCAGCATCCATTGATAAAGAGACTACACCGAGGGGAATTTATCTGGAATCTGGCAAATGTCCCTCTTCTGAAACAGTATGTTTATGCACTGGGCCAAAGCAGCTACTTGGAAGTGGTGAAGCAAGTGATTGAGCAATTCAGTGTTAAAATAGTGCCAAACCTAAGCTCTTTTCAACCCA GCATTAATCACGGAGATCTCAATGACCACAATATTTTAATAGACACCGATTCTACATCCCTTCAAAATCCACGCTACAGAGTGTCCGGTATTTTAGACTTCAGTGACATGAGCTATGGCTACTACATCTTTGAAGTGGCCATCACCATCATGTATATGATGATTGAAAGCAAGGATCCGCTCAGTGTGGGAGGCCATGTCCTGGCAGGATTCGAGAGCATCGTCGCACTGACTGCAGAGGAACGAGCTGCCCTTTTTCTCCTGGTATGTGGCCGATTCACTCAGTCTCTTGTGATGGCGGCACACACCAGTCTCCTGCACCCCGAGAACAAAGAATATTTGATGATCACAGCCAAAACAGGATGGAAACACCTGATGACCCTCTTTGAGATGGGCCAGGAGGCTGTCGAGAAGATATGGTTTGAGACTGCAAAGACATATACCTGA